In the Acidobacteriota bacterium genome, GGAGCGCTTCCGCCGCATGCTGGCGGAATGATCGCCCGGGGGGCGGCCGGGGTGCCGGGTCAGGGACGGGCTTTCCGCCTGTTCCGCGGATTCCCGTCCCCCGGTTGGTCGCCCAGGCGCTGCGTCAGACGGCCCGCCCGGAGCGGAGGGCCAGCACCGCCGCCGCACCCAGAAGCACCACCAGAGAGATGAGGCCCCAATCCCCAAGGGTTGGGATGGGA is a window encoding:
- a CDS encoding IPTL-CTERM sorting domain-containing protein gives rise to the protein MGNSPIPTLGDWGLISLVVLLGAAAVLALRSGRAV